A portion of the Hoplias malabaricus isolate fHopMal1 chromosome 1, fHopMal1.hap1, whole genome shotgun sequence genome contains these proteins:
- the LOC136698979 gene encoding serine/threonine-protein kinase PAK 6, producing MFRKKKKKRPEISAPKNFEHRVHTSFDAKRGVFVGLPTQWQSLIENLRRPKPMVDPSRITPVELKPKKTIVRGSFVGHGDYISAMLSDMSRLSVTSSNSLRKSSPSTRKRAQSLGRLGEVSEGDTYQYEDLEQGDPEAQAQWADQSRNVHSESGTPYMGMKKSITLQPNGVLPRAKSTYEVSVSSLEGRPVPPPLPAPPPPPFPVPPRPVYVGDLGSPNERLMMRREFPIVLSHNPRPISCFYSPTMPMQHIPGDTGGLPPDMRPTDRLLVHPQNSPGRPYSSYDLKLQADTALRPQTGFFHSGASSPLVSGARPQRTVRSSSSYTIGLSPNISFRPTGPEPFLRHSGCPNPSLYPRQDSPSQPRPSPTGSLATSPPGTCSPAFRPPQHPSPRPPPDPPKVTHEQFKAALQMVVDKGDPRSYLENFVKIGEGSTGVVCIAREKHSGRLVAVKMMDLRRQQRRELLFNEVVIMRDYQHKNVVEMFKSALVEEELWVIMEYLQGGALTNIVSETRLSEEQIATVCEAVLQALAYLHSQGVIHRDIKSDSILLSLDGRIKLSDFGFCAQISKDIPKRKSLVGTPYWMAPEVISKSPYGTEVDVWSMGIMVVEMVDGEPPYFSETPVAAMKRLRDEPAPTIRNVQQVSPVLKDFLDRMLTRDPLERASATDLLEHPFLLQSSSPQCLVPLVEQYRKRMSRC from the exons ATGTTCcgtaaaaagaaaaagaagaggccAGAGATTTCTGCACCAAAGAACTTCGAGCACCGGGTCCATACCTCTTTTGACGCGAAGCGTGGCGTGTTTGTGGGACTACCGACACAATGGCAGAGTCTCATAGAGAATTTGCGAAGACCCAAACCCATGGTGGACCCCTCCAGAATAACACCAGTGGAATTGAAACCAAAGAAG ACAATCGTGCGGGGCAGTTTCGTGGGTCATGGCGACTATATCTCTGCCATGCTGTCAGACATGAGCCGGCTGTCCGTGACCAGCTCCAACTCTCTGCGGAAGAGTAGCCCCTCCACACGGAAGAGAGCGCAGTCTCTGGGGCGCCTGGGTGAGGTGAGTGAGGGCGACACGTACCAGTACGAGGACCTGGAGCAGGGTGACCCCGAGGCCCAGGCGCAATGGGCAGACCAGTCACGGAATGTCCACAGCGAGAGTGGTACACCCTACATGGGCATGAAGAAGAGCATCACCCTGCAGCCCAATGGTGTGCTGCCCAGGGCCAAGTCCACTTACGAGGTCAGCGTCAGCTCTCTGGAGGGCCGTCCTGTTCCACCTCCGTTGCCTGCTCCCCCACCTCCGCCCTTCCCTGTGCCTCCCAGGCCTGTGTATGTGGGTGATTTGGGGAGCCCCAACGAGAGACTAATGATGAGGAGGGAGTTTCCAATTGTGCTCTCTCACAACCCCAGACCTATCTCCTGCTTCTACAGTCCCACTATGCCCATGCAGCACATCCCAGGAGACACTGGGGGGCTTCCGCCAGACATGAGACCTACAGACAGGCTGCTGGTTCACCCGCAGAACAGCCCTGGGAGACCATACTCTTCATACGACCTGAAG CTCCAGGCTGACACAGCCCTGAGGCCTCAGACGGGTTTTTTCCACAGTGGAGCGAGCAGTCCTCTGGTCAGTGGCGCTCGGCCACAACGGACAGTACGCTCGTCCTCCAGCTACACCATTGGCCTCTCACCCAACATCAGTTTTCGTCCCACCGGCCCTGAGCCCTTCCTCAGACATTCTGGTTGCCCCAACCCCAGCTTATACCCCCGGCAGGACAGCCCCTCTCAGCCCCGTCCCTCTCCCACTGGTTCTTTAGCAACTAGCCCCCCAGGAACCTGCTCTCCTGCCTTCAGACCCCCGCAGCACCCTTCCCCCCGCCCGCCTCCCGACCCCCCTAAAGTCACACACGAGCAGTTCAAAGCTGCTCTACAAATGGTCGTGGACAAAGGCGACCCACGTTCCTACCTGGAGAACTTTGTGAAGATCGGCGAAGGCTCCACAGGGGTGGTGTGTATCGCACGTGAGAAACACAGCGGCCGTCTAGTGGCGGTGAAGATGATGGACTTGAGGAGGCAGCAGAGACGGGAGCTGCTTTTCAATGAG GTAGTGATCATGCGGGATTATCAGCATAAGAACGTTGTAGAGATGTTTAAGAGTgccctggtggaggaggagctgTGGGTCATTATGGAGTATCTTCAGGGAGGAGCTCTCACCAACATAGTGTCTGAGACCAG gTTGAGTGAGGAGCAGATTGCCACAGTGTGTGAGGCCGTCCTGCAGGCTCTGGCTTACCTCCACTCACAGGGCGTCATTCACCGAGACATCAAAAGTGACTCCATCCTGCTCTCCCTGGATGGGAGG ATCAAGCTGTCAGACTTTGGCTTTTGTGCCCAGATCAGCAAAGATATTCCTAAAAGGAAGTCATTAGTAGGGACTCCATATTGGATGGCGCCTGAAGTAATCTCAAAGTCACCATATGGCACTGAG GTGGATGTTTGGTCTATGGGGATCATGGTGGTGGAAATGGTGGACGGAGAGCCTCCGTACTTCAGTGAGACTCCAGTGGCTGCCATGAAGAGGCTGAGAGATGAGCCAGCACCTACCATACGAAATGTTCAGCAG GTGTCTCCAGTGCTGAAGGACTTCCTGGACCGCATGCTGACCAGAGACCCACTAGAGCGAGCCAGTGCCACTGACCTGCTGGAGCACCCTTTCCTCCTGCAGAGCAGCTCTCCTCAGTGCCTCGTGCCACTAGTGGAGCAGTACCGCAAGCGCATGTCCCGCTGCTGA
- the LOC136665897 gene encoding ankyrin repeat domain-containing protein 50, translated as MLRPKDLCQGSGTKTFLDAMNSGKVHLARFVLDALDGRIINSKTESSRTPLMFAVCLQDHGTRSKFTQLLLEKGADVNSRDEHGRTALSLACELGHLDAVKILVQFNADPEVTDSWGNSALMYAAYGGHSQVLEFLIRSFKRLGLKLDRTNQAGHSAVQVADYLGHVQCVQVLSGVGKKAVGIAEQAEEKDRELRGDTPQPNRLPKHLLERFTKQFHGKNEEPLPALFQKQLWIGDGNNEKRRFSQQQSPDRTNSSYYQSLSRFSERRFTENDQHALFTSKQIQNSALRDVGTTRKLNFNCQRVEDKEDIRENVPTWGKAKSFNLDLRTARKQSYQGEMRDASQSASKLKRASLQDEKALVTKFPCHSSTASKMSYSEKLAKTTTELQNGDDDIDSKPGSVCKTGRHNKLLLGREEIAPERIKPPPRGFGGLGTRLLRRFTAPEFMRLVRDCPSGSGLSKGKIARSETFPLSHSHKMVNSQPSVDSISGVRCEFEGSPPVSRS; from the coding sequence ATGCTGCGGCCCAAGGACCTGTGCCAGGGCTCTGGCACAAAGACCTTCCTGGACGCCATGAACAGTGGCAAAGTACACCTGGCCCGCTTCGTGCTGGACGCCCTGGATGGACGCATCATCAACTCCAAGACGGAGAGCAGCCGCACGCCGCTGATGTTCGCCGTGTGCCTCCAGGACCACGGCACAAGGTCCAAGTTCACCCAGCTGCTCCTGGAAAAGGGAGCCGACGTCAATAGCCGAGACGAGCACGGGCGCACGGCCCTCAGCCTGGCCTGCGAACTGGGTCATCTGGATGCCGTTAAGATCTTGGTGCAGTTTAATGCTGATCCCGAGGTCACAGACAGCTGGGGCAACAGCGCTCTGATGTATGCTGCCTACGGTGGACATAGCCAGGTTCTGGAGTTTCTGATCAGGTCTTTCAAGAGGCTTGGGTTGAAGCTTGACCGCACAAACCAAGCAGGCCACTCCGCTGTCCAGGTAGCTGACTACTTAGGACATGTCCAGTGTGTTCAGGTCCTCAGCGGAGTGGGGAAGAAGGCGGTGGGCATTGCTGAGCAAGCTGAAGAAAAGGACAGGGAACTGCGAGGAGACACTCCACAGCCAAACCGCCTCCCAAAGCATCTCCTGGAGAGGTTCACCAAGCAGTTCCATGGTAAGAACGAAGAGCCGCTGCCGGCGCTGTTTCAGAAGCAGCTGTGGATCGGGGATGGTAATAATGAAAAGAGGCGCTTCAGTCAGCAGCAGTCACCTGACAGAACAAACTCAAGCTACTACCAAAGTTTGAGCAGATTCTCAGAGAGGCGATTCACAGAGAACGACCAGCATGCCCTGTTCACCTCCAAACAGATCCAAAACTCTGCACTAAGAGACGTCGGCACAACAAGAAAGCTTAACTTCAACTGCCAGAGAGTGGAGGACAAGGAGGATATCCGGGAAAATGTTCCCACATGGGGGAAAGCAAAGTCCTTTAACTTGGACCTCAGGACGGCCAGGAAGCAGTCCTACCAGGGGGAGATGCGTGACGCTAGTCAGTCGGCCAGCAAACTCAAACGAGCCTCGCTTCAGGACGAGAAAGCACTGGTTACTAAGTTTCCCTGCCATAGCAGCACAGCCTCAAAGATGTCCTACTCTGAGAAACTGGCCAAAACGACAACAGAACTCCAAAATGGAGACGATGACATAGACTCCAAGCCTGGCAGTGTCTGCAAGACCGGAAGGCACAACAAGCTGCTCCTGGGGAGGGAGGAAATAGCACCTGAGAGGATTAAACCTCCACCTCGGGGCTTTGGTGGACTCGGGACCAGGCTTCTGCGACGCTTCACAGCGCCTGAATTCATGCGGCTGGTCAGGGACTGTCCTTCAGGCTCAGGCTTGAGCAAGGGAAAAATCGCTCGGTCAGAgaccttccctctctctcacagccACAAGATGGTCAACAGCCAGCCCAGCGTGGACAGCATCAGTGGTGtgaggtgtgagtttgaggGCAGCCCCCCTGTGAGTCGCTCTTAA